Proteins from one Phocoena sinus isolate mPhoSin1 chromosome 8, mPhoSin1.pri, whole genome shotgun sequence genomic window:
- the LRRC32 gene encoding transforming growth factor beta activator LRRC32 has translation MSHRILLLLAVLTLGLATSQHRDKVPCKKVDKEVLCRGLGLLQVPSVLPRDIEVLDLSGNQLRSILASPLGFYTALLHLDLSANEISFLQPGVFQALPHLEHLNLAHNRLAVGTALSTGGLGPLPHLMSLDLSGNSLYSGLAERLLAEAPALRSLSLAENSLTRLGRHTFWGTPALERLDLHSNVLMDIEDGAFEALPHLAHLNLSRNSLTCISDFSLQQLRVLDLSCNSIEAFQTAPEPRAQYQLAWLDLRENKLLHFPDLAALPRLIYLNVSNNLIRLPAGPPQGGEGLHAPSEGWSALPFSNPGRNASTQPLSQLLNLDLSYNEIELVPEGFLEHLTSLRFLNLSRNCLRAFEARRVGSLPCLALLDMSHNALETLELGARALGSLQTLLLQDNALRDLPPYTFAGLASLQRLNLQGNRVKPCGGPGEPGPAGCVAFSGVSSLRVLNLADNEMETLRAGAFLHTPLTELDLSANPGLDVATGALAGLEGSLEVLALQGNGLAVLQVDLPCFSCLKRLNLAENRLSRLPTWTQAVSLEVLDLRNNSFSLLPGSAMGGLETSLRRLYLQGNPLSCCGNGWLAAQLHQGRVDVDATQDLICRFGSQEEVSLSHVRPEDCEKGGLKNVNLIIILTFALVCAILLTTLATCCCVRRQKFNQQYKA, from the exons ATGAGCCACCGGATCCTGCTGCTTCTGGCCGTGCTGACCCTGGGCCTGGCTACCTCCCAACACCGAGACAAGGTGCCCTGTAAGAAG GTGGACAAGGAAGTCTTGTGCCGGGGCCTTGGCCTACTCCAGGTCCCCTCGGTGCTCCCACGGGACATTGAGGTCCTCGACCTGTCTGGGAACCAGCTGCGGAGCATCCTGGCCTCGCCCCTGGGCTTCTACACAGCGCTTCTTCACCTGGACCTGAGCGCCAACGAGATTAGCTTCCTCCAGCCAGGGGTCttccaggccctgccccacctGGAGCACCTCAACCTGGCCCACAACCGCCTGGCGGTGGGCACGGCGCTGAGCACTGGGGGTCTGGGTCCCCTGCCACACCTGATGTCCCTGGACCTGTCTGGCAACAGCCTGTACAGTGGCCTGGCGGAGCGGCTGCTGGCGGAGGCGCCCGCCCTGCGCAGCCTCTCGCTGGCGGAGAACAGCCTGACGCGCCTGGGCCGCCACACCTTCTGGGGCACGCCCGCGCTCGAGCGGCTGGACCTTCACAGCAACGTGCTGATGGACATCGAGGACGGAGCCTTCGAGGCCCTGCCCCACCTGGCACACCTCAACCTCTCCAGGAACTCCCTCACCTGCATCTCTGACTTCAGCCTCCAGCAGCTGCGGGTCCTAGACCTGAGCTGCAACAGTATTGAGGCCTTTCAGACAGCCCCGGAGCCCCGGGCCCAGTATCAGCTCGCCTGGCTCGACCTGCGGGAGAACAAACTGCTCCACTTCCCCGACCTGGCCGCACTTCCGAGACTCATTTACCTGAACGTGTCTAACAACCTCATCCGCCTCCCTGCGGGGCCGCCCCAGGGCGGCGAGGGCCTTCACGCGCCTTCCGAGGGCTGGTCCGCCTTGCCCTTCTCTAACCCCGGCcgcaacgccagcacccagcccctgtCTCAGCTCTTGAATCTGGATCTGAGCTACAATGAGATTGAGCTCGTCCCCGAGGGCTTTCTTGAGCACCTGACTTCCCTGCGCTTCCTGAACCTCAGCCGGAACTGCTTGCGGGCCTTTGAGGCCCGGCGCGTGGGCTCCCTGCCTTGCCTCGCACTCCTAGACATGAGCCACAATGCGCTGGAGACGCTGGAGCTGGGTGCCAGGGCCCTGGGGTCTCTGCAGACGTTGCTCCTACAGGACAACGCCCTGCGGGACCTGCCCCCCTACACCTTCGCTGGCCTGGCCAGCCTGCAGAGGCTCAACCTGCAGGGGAACCGGGTCAAACCCTGTGGGGGCCCAGGTGAGCCTGGACCCGCAGGCTGTGTGGCCTTCTCTGGCGTCTCCTCCCTCCGCGTCCTGAACCTGGCGGACAATGAGATGGAGACGCTCCGGGCAGGTGCCTTCCTCCACACTCCACTGACCGAGCTGGACCTCTCCGCCAACCCTGGGCTGGATGTGGCCACAGGGGCCTTGGCAGGCCTGGAGGGCTCCCTGGAGGTGCTGGCCTTGCAGGGCAACGGGCTGGCCGTCCTGCAGGTGGACCTGCCCTGCTTCAGCTGCCTCAAGCGGCTCAATCTGGCAGAGAACCGCCTGAGCCGCCTGCCTACCTGGACGCAGGCTGTGTCCTTGGAGGTGCTGGACCTAAGGAACAACAGCTTCAGCCTCCTGCCAGGCAGTGCCATGGGCGGCCTGGAGACCAGCCTGCGGCGCCTCTACCTGCAGGGGAACCCCCTCAGCTGCTGTGGCAACGGCTGGCTGGCGGCCCAGCTGCACCAGGGCCGTGTGGACGTGGACGCCACCCAGGACCTGATCTGCCGCTTCGGCTCCCAGGAGGAGGTGTCCCTGAGTCACGTGCGTCCTGAGGACTGTGAGAAGGGGGGGCTCAAGAACGTCAACCTCATCATCATCCTCACCTTCGCCCTGGTGTGTGCCATCCTTCTCACCACGCTGGCCACCTGCTGCTGTGTCCGCCGACAGAAGTTCAACCAACAGTACAAAGCCTAG